Below is a genomic region from Myxococcus fulvus.
CCTCTCCGTGGCGAGCCACGAGCTGAAGACGCCGTTGACGAGCCTGAAGCTCCAGCATGGGCTCATCGACCGGGCGCTGGGGCTGGACTCGCGCGAGAAGGTGGCGCCGAGGTTGTCCACGGCGATGCGACAGGTGCAGCGGCTGGCGTCGCTGGTGGACCACCTGTTGGATGTGAGCCGTGTCTCGCTGGGCCGGCTGGCATTGGAGCCCACGGAGGTGGACCTGGGGCAGGCGGTGCGCGACGCGGTGGACCGGATGGAGGAGGTCTTCGCGGTGGCCGGGTGCACGGTGCGGGTGGAGATTCCCGAGCCGCTCCAGGGGCGGTGGGACTCGCTGCGGTTGGACCAGGTGCTGGTCAACCTGCTCACCAACGCGGCGAAGTACGGCGCGGGGCGGCCGGTGCAGGTGTCCGCGTCGGCCGACGGCGAGGCGCGGGTTCGCCTGTCGGTGCGCGATGAGGGCATCGGCATCTCGGAGACCGACCTGCCGCGCCTGTTCGGCCGCTTCGAGCGCGCGGTGTCGGAGCGCCACTACGGTGGCCTGGGGCTGGGGCTCTACATCAGCCGGCAGATTGTGGAGGCCATGGGCGGGAGCATCGAGGTGGAGAGCCGCGAGGGCGTGGGCTCCGTCTTCACCGTGCTGTTGCCTCGTTCAGCAGGCTGAGTGCGCGCTCGAGCACCTCGTCGCGTCCGGCGCGCAGACCCTCGAGTGTGGGGTGGACCTCCACGTCGGGGCGCAGGCCCACGCCCTGGACTGTCTGGCCCTCGGGTGTCTCGAAGCGTTGGCCGGTGAAGAGGACGCAGACGGCGCCAGGGAGGCAGACGTTGGTGGTGTCGCCCACGGCGCCCGCGGTGGCGCTGCCCACGAGGCGTGCACCTGACGCGGCGCGCACCATCATCGCGGTGTATTCGCCCTGGCTCAGGGTCCGTGCGTCCACGAGGAGGATGACGTGGCCTCGGTAGAGGGGGCCGTTGCCAGGTGGGAGCAGGGTGGGGAAGCGCTCCTCCAGACGCTCTCCGGCGGAGAGCCTGGGGCGGGAGATGAGCGCGGACGTCGTGGCGCCGCGCGTGTTGAGACGGGGCGCGAGCGCCCAGGCGCTGCCCTGGGGATAGCCGCGCAGGTCGAGCACCAGTCCCCGCGTGTCCTTCATGGCGGTGAGCATGGGGTCCACGGACTCGGCGCGCAGCCTGCGCAGGTCCACGTAGCCGATGCCGCCGCTCAGCATCTTCCACGGGGCGTCATCGCGAGGTGGGGGACGCAGGAACGGGAGGAAGTCGCGTGAGCGGGGCAGGCGCGACTCCTTGAGGCGGCCGTCAGCGCCCTGGAGCATGACCTCGACGTGCTTGCCGTCCGCGCCCGCGAGCAACAGGCTGGCGACGCGCTCGGCCCTCGCGGCGTCGTGTGAGGCACCGAGGAGGGAGGTGAGCCGCCGCGCGTGCAGGGCGACGGGCTCCTGGTCCACGGCGACCACCTCGTCGCCCACCTGGATGCCGGCGGCGCGGGTGACCTCGGGCGCGGGGAGCTCCGTCACGATGAAGCGCCCCTGGATGGGCCGCAGGACGACGGGGGCGTTGGCCTCGGCGAGCGCGCGCAGTGGCTGGCCCTGCTCCGCGACGAAGATGTGCCCGTCGTGGACGCGCGCGGCCAGGGTGTAGAGGACTTGTGTGTAGGCGCGAGCGTCCGCTGCTTCGCGAGCGGGACCGAGGAACGTGGGCAGGACGGAGTCCCAGTCCCGCAGCGCCTTCGGGTCGGGATGGAAGAAGCGCATCACGTTCCAGAACCGGATGACGGCGAGCAGCCGATGCGGCTCCGGTGGATACGCCGGGTCCTCGTACAGGGCCTCGGTGCTGACGATGGGGAGCGTGGAGCCGGGCCTCGATGGGGATGCGCTCGCGCGTGTCCGCGTCCCCATGGTGCCCGAACGCACCCCTCGGAGCGCGGCCTGGAACGCGGGCCCCGAGTCACCCTCGTCCGCCTCCACCGGCACGGTGACGTCCGCGAGCAGTCCCGAGGCACCGGAGGCGAACACGAGCTCCGACGCGCGCACCACCGCGCGATATCCCCCAGGCAGCGGCAGCGTGCGAGTCCTCACGGCGGAGGACTCATCGAGCCCACCCTGCGCCACGATGCGCGTGCGAGGCGTGGACATCAGCGCGAGCACCAGCGGCGTCAGCGGTGTCCGCGCATTGACGAGCAATGCCACCGAGCGCTTCGGCGTCCCGGACACCGGCGTGAATCTCCGCGCGAGCCGAGTCTCGACGGACGCGCTGTATCCCCCGGAGCTGGGGCCCCACTGCACGGGGTGGCCCGAGTACACACGGAAGCGCTCCGCGGGCGCCGTCAGCTCCTCCGCCACCAGCGAGCGCTCCAGGAAGCCGAGCGACATCTCCGCCCACGTGGCCGCGTCACCCCCACTCACGCGCAGGTCGATGACCACGCGGCGAGCCCGCGCGAGCTCCGGCTCCAGCGCGCTCATCGCGGGGTACAGCGCGTCGACATTCGCGAAGCGTCGGTCCAGGTCCAACACCAGCACGTCACCCACCCAGCGCGACAGCGGCCCCGGCGCCGTGCTCGTGGCCACCACCGGCTCATCCCTCACGACCCGGGTGAGCGGATCCTCGAGCGTGCGCAGCATGCCGCCCACCGTCGCGGCGAGCGCCTCGGGTGTGCTCGCCGCGAGCGCACCGGGCAGCGCGGCGAGCAGCGCCGCATCCCAATCGACCGCGCCTGTCGCGAGCGCCGGATGCGCGTACTTCACCTCGCCCCATACGCGCCCCAGCACCGCGGCGTTCTCCAACGCGGGCTCGACGCGCGCACCAGGTCCACGAACCTCCGCGCCCACCCCGACACCCGCGCCGAGCAGCACCGTCAACACTCCGACACCGAGTGTCCAGGTCGGCACCCGTCGGATTCTCACGTGCTCCACAACCACCTCCGATGACGGCCCCGCCTGCTCGACACCACCCGCACGGGAAAGTTCCCGAGCGAACTGCTCCGAGGCTCCGCGGGCTGCCTTCATCGAGGCTCCGCGTTCAAGCGCGTCCACGCATGGTGAAGCGCGTGGCCGCGCGCGTGGGTGGCGGGTCTTCTCCGCGTGGTGGAAGTGCTCGCGGGGAGCAGTCGTCGCAAAGGGCTGGCTCCCTCGCTCCAGGCGTGTGGCCCGGCCGTGCTCACGGCTCCGAGGTCTCGCGCGGCGCTCGACACCCGTACACCTGGAACTGGAGAACGTTCATGCGACGTCTGAACCTCATTGCGACTCCCTCTCTCGTGGTGGCCCTGTGCGCGTTGCTCGCGAGCGGATGCGGTGGCTCACCCGGGCCCGACGTGGAGCCGTCCACCGGCGAGCCTCAATCCGGTGGCCTGGAGGGCGCGCCCGGCACCGACGAAGGCGAGGCCCCGGGAGCCGACTCCGATGATCCGTTCCATCCGCTCAACGCGGGCAAGGTCACCCTCTGCCACATCCCGCCGGGCAACCCCGACAACGCGCACTCCATCACCGTGGGCCTGGCCGCCGTGAAGGCCCACGTCAAGCACGGCGACACGCTGGGCGCCTGTGGCGGCGAGCCCGACGCGGGCACCGGCGGTGAGCCCGACGCGGGCACCGGCGGCGAGCCCGACGCGGGCACGGGTGGCGAGCCGGATGCCGGCTCCTGCGCGCCCGTCGAAGCGCCCTGTGGCGAAGGCGCCGCCTGCTGCTCGGGCCTGGCCTGCTCGACCGACGGCTACTGCGAGCCCATCATCGGCTGATGAACAGGGCCCACCGGCCCTCCCGAAGACGACGTCTCACCCAGACCCCTCCGGCGGCGCCCCCGTGGCTCCGCCCGAGGGGTCTTCCTGTTCGCCGGGTGAGCCATGCCCCTCGGTTCATCCTCATCACATCTTTTGACTCAAGGAACCCGACCCCCTGCGTCTTCCCTCCAGGGGGCGGCGAGACAGGGAAGCCGTGAAACGTGTTCCACAAAACATGGGAGTGAGACGGAGAGAAAAGGAATCCCAGAAACCCAACCGCGCATTGCGAGTCGAGCGGTAAAGTTTTCAACCGAATGGCTGTAGTTTCTGCGGAGAGGGCAGGGGAGACTTCCAGCAATGAGGGGTGCTTTCTTTCCTCACTGTCCGGAACCCGAAGTCCACGCCTCGATTCGCATGAAGCGCCGGTGCCAGCGCGGTTGAATCGAGGGTGGCACACGACTCGCAACCCGTCGTCCGAATCACCCTGTCCCCGCGTCCCCCAATCGCCCCGTGTTCGTCCAGAACGTCATCTGCTCCTGCGTGCCTCCGCACTCCGACCCCAGTGAGTGTCCGACCTGGGTGCGTCCTCACCGGAACACGCCGGCGGAAGGGAACACGATGTTGTACGCGGGGACGCCGCCTCCGCCCGTCCGGGTGGAGACGCTGACGCCGGTCCCCACGCCCGTGCCGGGCTCGTTGGTGGGGCATCAGCTGGGGCACTTCAAGCTGCTGAAGGAGCTGGGCCGCGGCGGCATGGGCACGGTGATGCTGGCCGAGCACGCCCTCATCCAGAAGCGCGTGGCCATCAAGGTGCTGCACTCGCACCTGGCGCAGGACCCGGACCTGGTGGCCCGCTTCCTGTCGGAGGCGCGCACGCTGACGGTGGTGCAGCACGAGAACGTCGTCGCGCTCTACGATTTGGACACGCGCGATGGCCGTCCCTACCTGGTGATGGAGTACCTGGAGGGGCAGAGCCTGGCGGCCTTCGCCAAGGAGCCGCTGCCGCCCGCGCTGGTGGTGGACCTGCTCTCGCAGGTCTGTGACGCGCTGGGCGCGGCGCACGCGCACGGCATCGTCCACCGCGACTTGAAGCCGGCCAACGTCTTCCTGGTGCCGGGGCCGCAGGGCCGCCAGCGCGTGAAGCTGCTGGACTTCGGCATCGCCAAGCTGCTGTCGCGTCCGGCGGGCGTGCACACCACGGAGGTGGGCGTGCTGTTGGGGACGCCGGAGTTCATGGCCCCCGAGCAGTGCGGCGACGAAGTGGTGGACGCGCGCACGGACCTCTACGCGGTGGGTGTGCTGGGCTACTTCCTGCTCACCGGGCGCGTGCCCTTCGCGGGCCGCACCGCGGCGGAGGTGCTCATCGGCCACCTCCAGAAGCCGCCGGTGCCGCCGCACGAGGTGCGCCCGGACGTGCCCAGGACGCTGTCGCGCGTGCTCCTGCGCGCCCTGGCCAAGCGCCCCGCGGACCGCTTCGCCCAGGCCTCGGACCTGCGCGCCGCGCTCGCCACCGCGCTCGCGCCCGAGCCGGAGCCCGCCGCGCCCGGCTTCACCGCCCGGGTGCGCATGGCGGGCACGCCGCACTCGCACGAGCTGTCCTGCGAGTGGGTGGGCCGCGCCGGCCTCTTCCTGCACACGCCCGCCGCGCCGCCGCCGCTGCTCTCCGACGTGGGGCTCTTGTTGCGGCTGCCCGGTGGAGAGCTGGCGTGCACCGGCCAGGTGGTGCGCCACGTGACGGAGGAGCAGGCCAGGGCCTGGCGCATGTCGCCGGGCTTCGGCGTGCAGCTTCGCGACACGTCCCCCGCCTTCCAGGAGGCGCTCGCCCGGCTGAAGTCCGGCGTGCGCCTGGAGCCGCCCACGCCGCCGCCGTCGCCCATGCGCGAGGACGCCGAGGCGGAGCGCGTGCTCCAGGGCTTCCGCAACCGGATGTCCGGAGACCACTACGCCGTGCTGGACGTCCCCCGGGACGCCACGCCGGAGACGCTGCGCCTGGGCGCCCAGCGCGCCCGTACGGCGCTCGAGCCTCTCACGGCGCGCAACCTGTCCCTGGGCCAGCGCGCCCAGTTCGAGCGGGTGGGGGAGCGGGTGGCCGCGGCGCTGCATGTGCTGGGGCACGTGGAGCGCCGGGCCGAGTACGACGCGCGCCTGGGCAACGTGGAGGGCGTGGAGCGCTGCCTCGCCGCGGGCCTCACCGCCACGGCGCTGGAGAACTGCCGCCGCCGCTTCCTCGCGGAGTTCCCCGGCCGCGATGGCCGCGCCGCGGTGCAGCGGCTGTCCGGTGACGCCCTGTCCTCGGTGGGTCGGCTGCAGGAGGCGCTCACCGCCTACGAGCAGGCGGTGCGCATGGACCCGCTGGATTTGGAAGGGCTCAAGCGCTGGCGCATGCTGCGGGCCCGGCTGCGCAACACGCCCACGCCCCGGTAGGCGGGCGGCCGGGCGCCAGGGGGGGACCCACGTACCTTGCGTCCCGGGGTGGGCTCCTCGTTAATCCACCCTGTACCCATGGCCTCCGACTCCGACGACTCGCTTCCACCCCAAGGGCGCTTCACCCGGCTGCGCAAGCTGGCGGGCCTCTCCATGCAGGTGGGCACCGACGTGCTCAAGAGCAGCGCGAAGCGCCTGACGGGCGGCACGCCGGAGTTGCTCAGCAAGAACGCCGCGGAGAAGCTCGTCTCCACCCTGGGGGAGCTCAAGGGCGCGGCCATGAAGCTGGGCCAGGCCCTCTCCATGGACCCGGACCTGCTCACCCCCGAGGTGCGCCAGGTCCTCGCCCGCCTGCAGAACCAGGCCCCCGCCATGTCCCACGACATGGTGTCGCGCGTGGTGCGCGAGGAGCTGGGCTGTCCCCCCGAGGAGGCCTTCCGCGAGTTCAGCCGCGAGCCCCTGGCCGCCGCCTCCCTGGGCCAGGTGCACCGCGCGGTGCTCGCGGACGGGCGCGCCGTGGCGGTGAAGGTGCAGTACCCGGGCATCGCCGAGTCGCTGACGCACGACATGGAGAACCTGGGCCTCGTCGTGAAGACGATGTCCAAGGCCTCGCGGCTGATGGACGGCTCGGCGTACTTCCAGGAGTTCCGCGACGAGCTGCTGCTGGAGCTGGACTACCGGCGCGAGGCGGAACTGGCCCGAGGCTTCGCGAAGAGCGTGGCCCGGCTGGAGGACCTCCACGTCCCCGGCGTCATCGACGGCCACAGCGCCGGGCGCGTGCTGACGATGGAGCTGCTGGAAGGCCTGACGCTCAAGGACTGGGTGACGAAGGAGTCCTCCAACGAGGAGCGCTTCCGCGTGTCGCGCCAGCTCATCCGCGCCACGTACGGGCCCTTCTTCGGCGCGGGCGAAATCCACGCGGACCCGCACCCGGGCAACTTCATGGTGATGCCGGACGGGCGCCTGGGCCTGCTCGACTTCGGCTCCATCAAGCGCTTCAGCCCGCGCTTCGTGGACGCCAACCGGCGCATGTTCCAGCAGTCCCTGAAGCTGGAGCCCTTCGACGTGCTGCGGCTGAGCCTGGAGGTGGGCTTCACGGTGGAGATACCTGGCGACGAGGCCGCGGACCTCATCCGCGAGGTGCTGCACATCGCCGGCAGGCCCATGCGCACCACGCCCTACGACTACACGTCCTGCGAAATCCCCCGCGACATGCGCAACCACTTCACGCGCAACGCGGCCCGCTTCCTGAAAATCAAGCCGCCGCCGGAGGCGGTGATGTTCTTCCGCTCCACGGGGGGCCTGGCGCAGAACCTGCGGCTCATCGGCGCCCGCGGGGACTTCCGCGGCGTCTTCCTGGAGATGGCGGAGCTGCTCGGCTGAGCGCCGCCCCCGCGCGCGGCTACGGCGCGGAGGAGGCCGCCTGGCCGCGGCCCTTGGCGTGGATGGCATGGAGCCTTCGCGCCAGCTCCTCGCCCTGGGTGCTCTTGGTGATGTAGCCGTCCGCGCCCGACTCCAGCGCCAGCTTGCGCAGCTGCGCCTCGTCCGACGCGGAGAAGAGCACGAAGCGCGTGCCCGCCGGGGCCTGCCCTCGCGCCAGCGTCAGCACCCGGTCCCCGGTGAGGGCCGGGATGTTCACGTCCAGCAGCACCAGGTCCGGCATCGTCGTGCGCACCAGGTTGGACACGCCCAACGAGGAGCGGTGGGTGCGCACATCGAACCCGTACGCCGACAGCGAGCGCTCCGCGAGCGTGAGCTGCTCCTGGTCGTCATCCACCACCAACACTCGGATTTTCAGCTCCGACATGACTCCTCCCCCTCATGGGCGCCGGACGCCCACCGGATGTCGCCACCAGGCCGGGTGGCCTACGGATTATCACCTAGCCGAGGGCCGCCTGTCGCCCCCTCCCGCCCTCGCGAAGTCGCCTGTCGCTCCCCGAGGACAGGACGTGGTGGGTGGACCGGGTGTACCTCCACCCGCCCCGTCCACCCTGGCTTGGGCCCCGTGTCTCAGCCGGAGCGGTACTCCGAGGCCCGGCCGCTCCGGCCCGTGGCCGTCCGCCTCAGCGAGGGGAGGGTGATGGTGAAGACGGCGCCGCCCTCCGGCCGGTTGGACGCGACGAGGGTGCCGCGCGCCCGCGTCACCACCTCGTGCGCCATGGAGAGGCCCAGGCCCGTGCCGTGCTGGCCCTTGGTGGTGAAGAAGGGCTGGAAGATGGAGAGCAGGTGCTGCTCGGGGATGCCCGTGCCCTCGTCCTCCACGGTGATGACGACCTGGCCAGGTGTCTGGTGGCCGCGCACGCGCAGGGTGCCGCCCTTCGGCATGGCGTCGCGGCCGTTGCGCAGCAGGTTGAGGAACACGCAGCGCAGGTCCGCCGCGGAGCTCTCCACCAGCGGCATCCGGGGCACGTCCACGTCCAGGTGCAGGCTCAGCCCCTCGCGCGCGGCCCGCGACTCCAGCTCCCCCCGGGCGATCTCCACCGCGTCACGCACCACGTCGGCCAGCTGCACCGGCTCCACGGGGGACTCGGGCTTCTGGCGCGCGAAGTCGCGCAGCCGGGACAGCCGCGTCGTCGCGTCCGCCACGATGCGCAAGAGCGTGTCCACGTGGGCCGGCGCCTCCTGCTCACCCTGCTTGTCAGGGCGGGTCTGGAGCAACTCCAGCCGCAGCTTCATGGCCACCAGCAGGCTGCTCAAATCATGGGCGATTCCCGAGGCCTGCTCGCTGAGCATGCGCAGGTGCTCGCGCTCCGCCAGGGCGCGGCGCTCCTTCTCCAGCGCCTCCTCCTGACGCGCCTGCTCGGTGATGTCGCGGGCGAGCACCAGGACGACCCGCGGCGACAGGTCCGCGCGGACATGCCGGACGCCCACCTCCAATTGTTGATGACCCCCCGCGTAGGTGTAGCGCGAGGTGCGGGCCAGCTCCTCCGGCGCCGAGTCCAGGGCCCGCACCTCCGCGGCCACGACGCTGCGCAGCGTGAGCAGTGCGGGCCCCTCCTCTTGTCCACGCTCTGTCAAACGTCGCCAGGGTCCTCGGGCGAGTGTGAGGGATTGCCAACGCAGGTTGACATAGAGCACCGCGTCGCCCCGGAGCAGGGCCACCGCGCCTGCAATGCCTTCCAGGGCCCAGGAGTGTCGGGAGGGCGTCAGGGGCTCGTCCTCGAAGTCGGGCCCGTGTGTCTTGTTCACCTTTTCGAGGAGGGCCGCCAGCTCATGCTCGGTCGACGACGCGGGTGACATGCGTTGAGCTGTAACCCAGGGCGCGGCACGCGGCAAGGGAGGGTCCCCCGCCCTCACGGAGCTCCAGCCCGCACGGGTATGTCTGATGTGGACTGTACTGCCATTCCCCCGTGCGCCGGGCGCGAAAGACTGACATACGGAAGGGACCCGACATGGACCGCATCCCTGGATGGAGGACCCGCGCGCCAGCGAATGGCTCACCTTGAACAGTCCTTGAACAACTTTTGAACATCGCCTGATGAACAAGGTCGCGGAAGAGCTCTCGTCGAAAGGTGCATCCCGAGGGCTCTCATCGCATCTGGAGTGATGATGACGACAGACATTTCCAATGAGAGAATCCGGGTGGCGCTCCTGGAGGACCAACAGGTCTTCAGGGAGAGTCTTGTATTGGTCCTCGAGAGCGCGGGCATGGACGTGGTGGCGCGCTGTTCCCAGACGCCGCCCTTCCTGGCGCGGGTGCGTGAGCAGATGCCGCACGTGGCGGTGCTGGACCTGAAGCTGGAGCCGCCGGGCCAGGATGGGACGACGACGGGGATGACGGCGCTGCAGTGCCTGCATGACTTCTACCCGTCGGTGAGGTCCCTGGTGTTGTCGAGCCACGACGAGCCGGAGGTGGTGG
It encodes:
- a CDS encoding response regulator, with amino-acid sequence MSELKIRVLVVDDDQEQLTLAERSLSAYGFDVRTHRSSLGVSNLVRTTMPDLVLLDVNIPALTGDRVLTLARGQAPAGTRFVLFSASDEAQLRKLALESGADGYITKSTQGEELARRLHAIHAKGRGQAASSAP
- a CDS encoding ABC1 kinase family protein; translation: MASDSDDSLPPQGRFTRLRKLAGLSMQVGTDVLKSSAKRLTGGTPELLSKNAAEKLVSTLGELKGAAMKLGQALSMDPDLLTPEVRQVLARLQNQAPAMSHDMVSRVVREELGCPPEEAFREFSREPLAAASLGQVHRAVLADGRAVAVKVQYPGIAESLTHDMENLGLVVKTMSKASRLMDGSAYFQEFRDELLLELDYRREAELARGFAKSVARLEDLHVPGVIDGHSAGRVLTMELLEGLTLKDWVTKESSNEERFRVSRQLIRATYGPFFGAGEIHADPHPGNFMVMPDGRLGLLDFGSIKRFSPRFVDANRRMFQQSLKLEPFDVLRLSLEVGFTVEIPGDEAADLIREVLHIAGRPMRTTPYDYTSCEIPRDMRNHFTRNAARFLKIKPPPEAVMFFRSTGGLAQNLRLIGARGDFRGVFLEMAELLG
- a CDS encoding sensor histidine kinase, encoding MSPASSTEHELAALLEKVNKTHGPDFEDEPLTPSRHSWALEGIAGAVALLRGDAVLYVNLRWQSLTLARGPWRRLTERGQEEGPALLTLRSVVAAEVRALDSAPEELARTSRYTYAGGHQQLEVGVRHVRADLSPRVVLVLARDITEQARQEEALEKERRALAEREHLRMLSEQASGIAHDLSSLLVAMKLRLELLQTRPDKQGEQEAPAHVDTLLRIVADATTRLSRLRDFARQKPESPVEPVQLADVVRDAVEIARGELESRAAREGLSLHLDVDVPRMPLVESSAADLRCVFLNLLRNGRDAMPKGGTLRVRGHQTPGQVVITVEDEGTGIPEQHLLSIFQPFFTTKGQHGTGLGLSMAHEVVTRARGTLVASNRPEGGAVFTITLPSLRRTATGRSGRASEYRSG
- a CDS encoding S41 family peptidase: MPTWTLGVGVLTVLLGAGVGVGAEVRGPGARVEPALENAAVLGRVWGEVKYAHPALATGAVDWDAALLAALPGALAASTPEALAATVGGMLRTLEDPLTRVVRDEPVVATSTAPGPLSRWVGDVLVLDLDRRFANVDALYPAMSALEPELARARRVVIDLRVSGGDAATWAEMSLGFLERSLVAEELTAPAERFRVYSGHPVQWGPSSGGYSASVETRLARRFTPVSGTPKRSVALLVNARTPLTPLVLALMSTPRTRIVAQGGLDESSAVRTRTLPLPGGYRAVVRASELVFASGASGLLADVTVPVEADEGDSGPAFQAALRGVRSGTMGTRTRASASPSRPGSTLPIVSTEALYEDPAYPPEPHRLLAVIRFWNVMRFFHPDPKALRDWDSVLPTFLGPAREAADARAYTQVLYTLAARVHDGHIFVAEQGQPLRALAEANAPVVLRPIQGRFIVTELPAPEVTRAAGIQVGDEVVAVDQEPVALHARRLTSLLGASHDAARAERVASLLLAGADGKHVEVMLQGADGRLKESRLPRSRDFLPFLRPPPRDDAPWKMLSGGIGYVDLRRLRAESVDPMLTAMKDTRGLVLDLRGYPQGSAWALAPRLNTRGATTSALISRPRLSAGERLEERFPTLLPPGNGPLYRGHVILLVDARTLSQGEYTAMMVRAASGARLVGSATAGAVGDTTNVCLPGAVCVLFTGQRFETPEGQTVQGVGLRPDVEVHPTLEGLRAGRDEVLERALSLLNEATAR
- a CDS encoding serine/threonine-protein kinase is translated as MLYAGTPPPPVRVETLTPVPTPVPGSLVGHQLGHFKLLKELGRGGMGTVMLAEHALIQKRVAIKVLHSHLAQDPDLVARFLSEARTLTVVQHENVVALYDLDTRDGRPYLVMEYLEGQSLAAFAKEPLPPALVVDLLSQVCDALGAAHAHGIVHRDLKPANVFLVPGPQGRQRVKLLDFGIAKLLSRPAGVHTTEVGVLLGTPEFMAPEQCGDEVVDARTDLYAVGVLGYFLLTGRVPFAGRTAAEVLIGHLQKPPVPPHEVRPDVPRTLSRVLLRALAKRPADRFAQASDLRAALATALAPEPEPAAPGFTARVRMAGTPHSHELSCEWVGRAGLFLHTPAAPPPLLSDVGLLLRLPGGELACTGQVVRHVTEEQARAWRMSPGFGVQLRDTSPAFQEALARLKSGVRLEPPTPPPSPMREDAEAERVLQGFRNRMSGDHYAVLDVPRDATPETLRLGAQRARTALEPLTARNLSLGQRAQFERVGERVAAALHVLGHVERRAEYDARLGNVEGVERCLAAGLTATALENCRRRFLAEFPGRDGRAAVQRLSGDALSSVGRLQEALTAYEQAVRMDPLDLEGLKRWRMLRARLRNTPTPR